The Ooceraea biroi isolate clonal line C1 chromosome 11, Obir_v5.4, whole genome shotgun sequence genome includes a region encoding these proteins:
- the LOC105277197 gene encoding putative sodium-dependent multivitamin transporter — translation MAEIHILGWADYLVIAITLCISVGIGIYYRFSGGRQKTMEEYFIASRSMSIVPVAIALVVSFMSAITLLGVSAENYTYGTQFVVINISYLLGTPIVCYGFLPVFFKLQATSAYEYLEKRFGVKTRMMASFVYWIQLLLYSGVVLYAPSLALEATTGISKTASIVIIGLVCAFYSSIGGIKAVLITDVFQALLMFTAVFTVIGIAAKEAQGLGQIWEIAKQGHRIEFDSTDVDPTVRHTWWSLVIGGLCTFLSLYGVNQVQVQRMMTVKNIRASQKALWLSWPILTFLSISTCFSGLAIYSKYHNCDPIRQNRITSPDMLMPLYVMDTMSNMPGLPGLFIAGIFSAGLSTISAALNSLAAVTLEDYLKPVYRKCTGREFSPTKSTSVAKVLAFMFGLISIALAFLAQLLGGVLQAGLTIFGVVGGPLLGIFTLGMSTRTATESGAITGGLTALCFLFWIAFGQPRPMPPTLPTSTEGCKGNNLANVTISVAQNFTNFSRSTGDSSYFYLYRISYMWYSVLGFLITFILGLLVSMLSRAINKKQTVDLDPNLFFPVIARRMRSKQSADVEIIDGCNAQEKKYSFNAVCENEKMSTKL, via the exons ATGGCGGAGATACATATCTTAGGATGGGCCGATTACCTGGTGATAGCAATCACGCTATGCATAAGTGTGGGAATCGGTATTTATTACAGATTCAGCGGAGGCCGCCAGAAAACTATGGAG GAATACTTTATCGCAAGCCGATCAATGAGCATTGTACCAGTGGCGATTGCTCTAGTAGTGTCTTTCATGTCGGCCATCACGTTGCTCGGTGTATCGGCTGAAAATTACACGTATGGGACGCAATTTGTCgtgataaatatatcttatttattggGCACTCCGATTGTCTGCTATGGTTTCCTGCCAGTGTTCTTCAAGCTGCAGGCGACCAGCGCGTACGAG TACTTAGAAAAGCGTTTCGGCGTAAAAACTAGGATGATGGCTAGTTTTGTTTACTGGATTCAACTGCTTTTGTACTCAGGAGTGGTACTTTATGCTCCTTCTTTAGCTCTGGAAGCGACTACGGGAATTTCTAAGACCGCCAGTATCGTTATTATCGGTCTCGTTTGCGCCTTTTATTCGAGTATAGGCGGCATTAAGGCCGTGCTGATAACCGATGTGTTTCAAGCCCTGCTCATGTTCACCGCCGTGTTTACCGTTATCGGTATAGCCGCGAAAGAGGCACAAGGGCTGGGACAGATTTGGGAGATCGCGAAGCAAGGACATCGAATTGAATTTGACAG CACTGATGTAGATCCGACGGTGAGGCATACATGGTGGTCTCTCGTTATTGGCGGTCTATGTACGTTCTTGTCGCTTTACGGGGTGAACCAAGTACAAGTACAGCGTATGATGACTGTAAA GAATATACGGGCCTCGCAGAAAGCTCTGTGGTTGTCTTGGCCCATCCTGACCTTCCTCTCGATCTCGACTTGCTTCTCAGGATTGGCGATATACAGCAAGTATCATAATTGTGATCCGATACGCCAGAATCGAATTACTTCGCCTGATATGCTTATGCCGTTGTACGTCATGGATACAATGTCCAACATGCCCGGCTTGCCAGgtcttttcatcgcag GTATTTTTAGCGCGGGTCTCAGCACGATCTCAGCGGCTCTCAATTCCTTGGCAGCGGTCACGTTAGAGGATTATTTGAAGCCCGTGTATAGGAAATGTACCGGACGCGAATTCTCGCCGACAAAGTCAACCTCCGTCGCGAAAGTGCTCGCTTTCATGTTCGGCCTCATCTCCATCGCTCTGGCATTTCTAGCACAATTATTGGGCGGGGTGCTTCAG GCTGGCCTAACTATCTTCGGGGTGGTTGGCGGTCCGTTGTTAGGCATCTTCACCCTCGGCATGAGCACGCGGACGGCAACGGAGAGCGGCGCGATAACTGGAGGTCTAACAGCGCTCTGCTTTTTATTCTGGATTGCTTTTGGCCAGCCACGTCCGATGCCACCCACGTTACCAACGAGTACCGAAGGCTGCAAAGGGAACAACCTTGCGAACGTAACAATCTCTGTAGCGCAGAACTTCACAAACTTCTCCAg GAGCACCGGTGACAGCTCGTACTTTTACTTATATCGCATTTCGTACATGTGGTACTCCGTTCTCGGATTTCTAATAACGTTCATACTGGGTCTGCTCGTCAGTATGTTGTCTCGTGCGATCAACAAGAAGCAGACCGTCGATTTAGACcctaatttatttttccccGTGATAGCAAGGCGTATGCGTTCCAAGCAAAGCGCCGATGTAGAAATTATCGATGGATGTAACGCGCAAGAGAAGAAGTATTCTTTCAACGCCGTCTGCGAGAACGAGAAAATGAGCACGAAGCTCTAA
- the LOC105277141 gene encoding sodium-coupled monocarboxylate transporter 1, producing MRPHLFVLFLFLSASSAEQRRIKTDEGEKCREEHPTLLYYFSWADYTVLAMMLLVSSLIGTFYGFFSKKQETSQDFLLGGSSMGTFPTAMSLAASFITAIELLGNPAEMYAQGTQFWMTCVSFILVVPITSRLYLPVFMKLRLTSSYEYLHLRFDRYCRLLASMLYMLQMILYTSVAVYAPALALSHVTGLNTYIAVTLVYVVCIFYASQGGMKAVIMTDTFQAAVLVGSLFLILGYGLSWAGGTAQVWQDNVSSGRMEFFNMDPSPTVRHSFWSVIVGGTFYWTTMFCSNQASIQKYLSVESISQVRIALWVSSFGMIVIYSINFLTGMVLYSAYKDCDPLTAGYISGQDQLLPLYVMNFMGSLRGMPGFFVAGIFAASLGTVASALNSLAAITCEDIIRGLFKKNLSANKGAIYARWISIFFGALSFALVFVVERLGSVLQVALSFNGMVGGVTLGLFSLGMFVPWANAKGAIAGAVTSLMVVLWIGLGAQIAAVNGQIQLDSKPTSIEACPCINETTIILNQSHEFDDDEVPSIYKTSYLWYSAIGCTLTMLVGIVVSFATGAQNPADVDQDYLSPPIAAMFRIQTKPCSVTNVQGITNYGLELEDEKSQIDTCKSPKCSS from the exons ATGCGGCCGCACCTTTTCGTCCTGTTCCTCTTCTTGTCGGCGTCGTCTGCGGAGCAGCGACGCATTAAGACAGACGAAGGGGAGAAATGTCGCGAGGAGCATCCCACCCTGCTCTACTATTTCTCATGGGCGGATTACACGGTGCTCGCTATGATGCTGCTAGTCTCGTCCCTAATCGGTACTTTCTACGGTTTCTTCTCCAAGAAACAGGAAACCAGCCAGGACTTCCTCCTGGGCGGCTCCTCCATGGGTACGTTTCCCACGGCGATGTCGTTGGCCGCCAGCTTCATCACGGCCATCGAACTCCTGGGAAATCCCGCGGAGATGTACGCACAG GGTACTCAATTTTGGATGACTTGCGTCTCTTTCATACTCGTGGTACCGATCACCTCTCGCTTGTACCTGCCAGTATTCATGAAATTAAGGTTGACTTCGAGCTACGAATATTTGCATCTACGCTTCGACCGATACTGTCGGCTGCTCGCTAGTATGTTATACATGCTGCAAATGATATTGTACACGTCGGTTGCCGTGTATGCACCTGCTTTAGCGTTAAGTCACG TCACGGGCCTGAATACTTACATAGCCGTTACTCTAGTCTACGTAGTTTGCATTTTCTACGCCTCACAg GGTGGTATGAAAGCCGTAATAATGACCGACACCTTTCAAGCCGCCGTTCTTGTCGGATCGTTGTTCCTCATTCTGGGATACGGGCTGTCTTGGGCGGGTGGAACTGCACAGGTTTGGCAAGACAACGTGAGCTCCGGAAGGATGGAATTTTTCAACATGGATCCTAGTCCTACAGTGCGACACAGCTTCTGGAGTGTCATCGTCGGTGGTACTTTCTATTGGACCACTATGTTCTGCAGCAATCAGGCGTCCATCCAAAAGTACCTCAGCGTCGAGAGCATCTCGCAAGTGAGAAT AGCACTGTGGGTGTCGTCGTTCGGCATGATCGTAATTTATAGTATAAATTTTCTGACTGGAATGGTGCTGTACAGCGCTTACAAAGACTGCGATCCACTAACCGCCGGGTATATAAGCGGCCAGGATCAATTACTTCCACTATACGTAATGAATTTTATGGGAAGCTTGCGTGGTATGCCCGGATTCTTCGTCGCCGGAATTTTCGCTGCGTCTCTTGg AACTGTGGCGAGTGCTTTGAACTCGCTAGCAGCGATAACTTGCGAGGATATCATCCGCGGGCTCTTTAAGAAAAATCTGTCAGCAAATAAAGGCGCCATTTATGCCAGGTGGATCAGTATATTTTTTGGGGCTCTCAGCTTTGCGCTGGTCTTCGTCGTCGAGCGACTCGGCAGTGTGCTGCAG GTTGCACTGTCTTTCAATGGCATGGTGGGTGGCGTAACTTTGGGATTGTTCTCCTTGGGCATGTTCGTGCCATGGGCCAACGCCAAAGGAGCGATAGCAGGTGCTGTCACCAGTCTAATGGTTGTGCTTTGGATCGGATTGGGTGCTCAAATTGCGGCTGTCAACGGACAGATCCAACTGGACAGCAAGCCCACATCGATTGAAGCTTGCCCGTGCATAAACGAGACCACAATCATTCTCAATCAATCTCACGAATTCGATGATGATGAGGTTCCGTCTATATACAAG ACCAGTTACCTGTGGTACAGCGCAATCGGTTGCACGCTGACTATGCTGGTGGGCATAGTGGTGAGTTTCGCGACTGGCGCTCAAAATCCTGCCGACGTTGATCAGGACTACCTGAGCCCGCCGATCGCGGCTATGTTCCGCATACAGACGAAGCCTTGTTCTGTCACGAACGTTCAGGGTATCACGAACTACGGCCTCGAGCTGGAAGACGAGAAATCTCAGATAGATACTTGCAAGAGTCCAAAATGTTCGTCATGA
- the LOC105277129 gene encoding 45 kDa calcium-binding protein produces the protein MYLSHVVRRIFCKQDLTCLRFLRWTILVPLVIYISLLFVKYKKSVPLKSLPTPSDRDQESSMMDNLFFELETVTVDKSELARYKDVGIDRKDEESIQQVVEAENRENPRTLLEDIFRRADVDENQLLDIQELAKWIHAKITEHITRAMRENVGLFTAIDNNPRNGEVSWEEYHAYFLRSHGFPETYINSHDKKHSEMSRTLKESIMRDRARWAEAARNDPDKLALDEFLAFTHPESSHRALLQMVEDLFEKFDRDGDEQLTEDEFSDLPSEGVGLDLREDRQQSIGGSEDRRKEFQHLIDKNKNGKADRTELLMYIDPRNPRHAIQEAQHLITLSDTNLDGKLDLPEILSKMDLFLGSKMVDTERSFHDEFR, from the exons ATGTACCTCTCTCATGTT gTACGAAGAATCTTCTGCAAGCAGGATCTGACCTGCCTGCGATTCCTGCGTTGGACTATCTTGGTGCCGCTCGTGATTTACATTTCGCTCCTGTTCGTCAAATACAAAAAGAGCGTGCCTCTGAAGAGCCTGCCGACTCCGAGCGACAGGGATCAGGAAAGCTCCATGATGGACAACTTGTTCTTCGAGTTGGAGACCGTAACGGTTGACAAAAGTGAATTGGCAAGATACAAGGATGTCGGCATCGACCGCAAGGACGAAGAGAGCATACAGCAGGTCGTAGAGGCGGAAAATCGCGAAAATCCGAGAACTCTTCTAGAAGACATCTTCCGGCGAGCTGATGTCGATGAGAATCAATTGTTGGACATCCAGGAACTTGCGAAATGGATTCACGCGAAGATTACCGAGCATATAACTCGTGCTATGCGAGAGAACGTCGGATTGTTTACCGCCATCGACAATAATCCTAGAaatg GCGAAGTATCGTGGGAAGAATATCACGCGTACTTCCTGCGGTCTCATGGTTTTCCCGAAACTTATATAAATTCCCACGACAAGAAGCACAGCGAGATGTCGCGGACGCTGAAAGAAAGCATAATGAGGGATAGAGCGCGATGGGCTGAAGCGGCCAGAAACGATCCCGACAAATTGGCTCTAGACGAATTTCTGGCCTTCACGCATCCCGAAAGCAGTCATCGGGCTCTCCTGCAAATGGTGGAGGACCTCTTTGAGAAATTCG ATCGGGACGGCGACGAGCAGCTGACGGAAGACGAATTTTCGGATTTGCCGTCTGAAGGAGTCGGTCTGGATTTACGCGAAGATCGACAGCAGTCGATAGGAGGCAGCGAGGACAGACGAAAGGAGTTCCAACATTTAATCGACAAGAATAAAAATGGGAAAGCGGATCGAACCGAACTACTG ATGTACATCGATCCGCGAAACCCCAGACATGCCATCCAGGAGGCGCAACACCTGATCACCCTGTCGGACACGAACCTGGACGGGAAGCTGGATCTTCCGGAAATCCTCAGCAAGATGGACCTGTTCCTCGGCAGCAAGATGGTAGACACCGAACGAAGTTTCCACGATGAATTTCGATAG